The Leptospira kmetyi serovar Malaysia str. Bejo-Iso9 genome includes a window with the following:
- a CDS encoding ABC transporter ATP-binding protein, translating to MSRSTLGEAVKVKPAIACRSLSKSFGEPPSFAVKNATFSLERGEFVALTGRSGSGKSTLLYMLSGLDKPSAGQVFLDGIDIFEMESKEAHRFRNSNIGFVFQFHYLLPELTAIENILMPARKTDRHVAKRDDARRLLNEFGLEHCKDKFPSQMSGGEQQRTAIARALILDPIFLFADEPTGNLDTTNGDKAMEILKRINRENGTTVVFVTHDPDYAALAQRRIHMVDGEVNSDQIQTKNAR from the coding sequence ATGAGCCGATCCACATTGGGTGAAGCTGTAAAGGTAAAGCCTGCGATCGCATGTCGATCCTTGTCCAAATCCTTCGGTGAACCTCCGTCCTTCGCGGTAAAGAACGCGACATTCTCTTTGGAACGGGGAGAATTCGTCGCGCTTACCGGTCGATCTGGTTCCGGAAAATCCACTTTGTTGTATATGCTCAGCGGTTTGGACAAACCCAGCGCGGGACAAGTATTTTTGGACGGGATCGATATCTTCGAAATGGAAAGTAAGGAAGCGCATAGATTCAGAAATTCGAATATAGGTTTCGTATTCCAATTTCATTATCTTCTTCCCGAGTTGACAGCGATCGAAAATATACTGATGCCGGCGAGAAAAACGGATCGTCACGTCGCCAAACGGGACGATGCGAGAAGGCTATTGAACGAATTCGGTCTCGAACATTGTAAGGATAAGTTTCCTTCCCAGATGTCGGGAGGAGAACAACAGAGAACCGCGATCGCTCGCGCCTTGATTCTGGATCCGATTTTTCTGTTTGCGGATGAGCCCACCGGAAATTTGGATACGACAAACGGCGATAAGGCGATGGAGATTCTAAAAAGAATCAATCGCGAGAACGGAACCACGGTGGTATTCGTGACACACGATCCCGATTACGCCGCGCTCGCACAAAGAAGAATCCACATGGTGGACGGAGAAGTCAACTCCGATCAAATTCAAACAAAGAATGCGCGTTAG
- a CDS encoding 1-acyl-sn-glycerol-3-phosphate acyltransferase: MQETSLTSKNSDTTQVVYSTKTYDWLISLVYRTRGILFDSIDEYFSENNHDRILRAHYPTVIIGNHVEEGDVPALAAIHRVIQPKIKFAIPAREDILKKNFLVKEFRPKGTLKFIFGFIDKTNLIPVFLRYIGCFPVKRPFRDNARELLKSGELRNMVDQEWSTLVERVTSGRNLFMFPEGTFNHDGYLNQIKKGVYFIRTKIKDVHFISFTLTYDYISAKKTQLHIAYGENFDVSENANSDEVTNIVKERLGKNYVATSGNLLSMILMQLGTEAAVGKDILFKRLQNFAAEVKKKGKEIHVSGKLFSSHLDDAFQHILKLGLDNKLLKLDGNGKVLGTDKLLHKEGDTRNLRKKNVFLYHANQLTYHKPELDKILLSLT; encoded by the coding sequence ATGCAAGAGACCTCCCTTACTTCCAAAAATTCCGATACAACCCAAGTCGTTTATTCCACGAAAACCTACGATTGGCTCATCAGTCTCGTTTATAGAACCAGAGGAATTTTGTTCGATTCCATCGACGAATATTTTTCGGAAAACAATCACGATCGAATCTTAAGAGCGCACTACCCGACCGTCATCATCGGAAATCACGTGGAGGAAGGAGACGTTCCCGCTCTCGCGGCGATTCATAGAGTCATTCAACCGAAGATCAAGTTCGCGATTCCCGCAAGAGAGGACATTCTCAAAAAGAATTTTTTGGTTAAGGAATTCCGTCCCAAAGGAACGTTGAAGTTTATCTTCGGATTCATCGATAAGACGAATCTGATTCCTGTGTTTCTAAGATACATCGGATGTTTTCCCGTAAAACGTCCGTTCCGCGATAACGCAAGAGAACTTTTGAAAAGCGGGGAACTTCGCAACATGGTCGATCAGGAATGGAGCACCTTGGTCGAACGGGTCACTTCGGGAAGAAACCTGTTTATGTTTCCGGAAGGAACCTTCAATCACGACGGTTATCTAAACCAGATCAAAAAGGGCGTCTATTTTATCCGCACGAAGATCAAGGACGTTCATTTTATTTCCTTCACTCTTACTTACGATTATATCTCCGCTAAAAAAACCCAACTTCATATCGCGTATGGGGAGAATTTCGACGTTTCCGAAAACGCGAACAGCGACGAAGTCACGAACATCGTAAAGGAAAGACTCGGTAAGAATTACGTGGCGACTTCCGGAAATCTACTTTCCATGATTCTAATGCAGTTGGGAACCGAGGCCGCGGTCGGCAAGGACATATTGTTCAAACGTCTGCAGAACTTCGCGGCCGAGGTGAAGAAAAAAGGAAAAGAGATCCACGTCTCGGGCAAGTTATTCTCCTCTCATCTGGACGACGCGTTTCAACACATTCTCAAACTCGGATTGGACAATAAACTTCTAAAACTCGACGGAAACGGAAAGGTGCTCGGTACGGACAAACTTCTTCATAAGGAAGGCGATACGAGAAATCTTAGAAAGAAGAACGTTTTCCTGTATCACGCGAACCAACTCACGTATCACAAACCGGAGTTGGATAAGATTCTTCTTTCTTTAACTTAA
- the alr gene encoding alanine racemase, with translation MKEIASSWVEISKRSLRNNLNHFRSILRPESVLTAILKSNSYGHGLETMTRLCIEEGVSRIGVNSLEEALQVRAIDSKIPVLIMGEIQNPERQKDVLSDSNFWIVFSRPETAKILSSFHPAPKLHLKVDTGMGRLGSHGEALENTLDELKKSGIRLDGICTHFASTEDVLEHKYSLMQISKFEDAVKLAESFGYKNLIRHTCASASTMLFANAHYEMVRIGISLYGLWPSMQTRLSLNLNGNKNFQLSPVLSWKTRIAHIQNHPANSYIGYGSTFQTSYPTKVAVVPVGYYEGLDRKLSSNGEMLILGKRARILGRICMNMTMLDVTHIPGAEVGSTVTILGTDGEESVTADDIADRTHTINYEITTRISESIPRIVVD, from the coding sequence ATGAAAGAAATTGCATCTTCCTGGGTTGAAATCTCAAAACGTTCGCTTCGCAACAACTTGAATCACTTTCGGTCCATTCTCAGACCGGAATCCGTTCTTACGGCGATTCTCAAATCGAACTCGTACGGTCACGGCTTGGAAACGATGACCCGTCTTTGTATCGAGGAAGGTGTTTCGCGTATCGGAGTCAATTCTCTCGAAGAGGCTCTGCAGGTTCGCGCGATCGATTCTAAAATCCCAGTGCTCATCATGGGAGAAATCCAAAACCCGGAAAGACAAAAAGACGTTTTGTCCGATTCGAATTTTTGGATCGTATTTTCCAGACCGGAAACCGCGAAGATTCTTTCTTCGTTTCACCCCGCTCCGAAACTTCATCTCAAAGTCGATACGGGCATGGGAAGATTGGGAAGTCACGGAGAAGCCCTCGAAAACACGTTAGACGAACTCAAGAAAAGCGGAATCCGTCTCGACGGGATCTGCACGCATTTTGCGAGCACGGAAGACGTATTAGAACATAAATATTCTCTAATGCAGATTTCGAAGTTCGAAGACGCGGTGAAACTCGCGGAATCATTCGGTTATAAGAATTTAATACGACATACCTGCGCTTCCGCTTCCACGATGTTGTTCGCGAACGCGCACTACGAAATGGTGAGAATCGGAATCTCCTTATACGGACTTTGGCCGAGTATGCAGACCCGTTTGTCCCTGAATTTAAACGGAAATAAGAATTTTCAACTGAGTCCCGTGCTTTCCTGGAAAACGAGAATCGCCCATATTCAAAATCATCCCGCGAACAGTTATATCGGGTACGGCTCCACGTTTCAAACTTCGTATCCGACGAAGGTCGCCGTCGTTCCGGTCGGTTACTACGAAGGACTCGATCGAAAACTTTCCAGCAACGGAGAAATGTTGATTCTCGGCAAACGCGCGAGAATCCTCGGAAGAATCTGCATGAACATGACGATGCTCGACGTTACGCATATTCCCGGCGCCGAAGTGGGAAGTACAGTAACGATCCTCGGAACGGACGGGGAAGAATCCGTAACGGCCGACGACATCGCCGATAGAACTCATACGATCAATTACGAGATTACGACGAGAATCAGCGAATCGATCCCTAGGATTGTAGTAGACTAG
- a CDS encoding DUF2505 family protein: MKYKVVQQFPVPLKDLLKAREDRYKYLDKFPELKNVELLEEKKDGNMVYQKRKVKLAESMPKVLATLLSDPSLLENSTFNLDTNTHEFTLAPPGNENIVKISGVSVYKELGPDQSERSYDVEVKSGVFLMGAAIEAVIEEVHKHSLEKDKNSIAEFLNSYKA, from the coding sequence ATGAAATATAAGGTAGTTCAACAGTTTCCCGTTCCATTGAAGGATCTTTTAAAAGCGAGAGAAGACCGTTATAAATATTTGGATAAGTTTCCCGAATTGAAGAACGTAGAACTTTTAGAAGAGAAAAAGGACGGAAACATGGTCTATCAAAAGCGCAAGGTGAAACTTGCCGAATCCATGCCTAAGGTCCTTGCGACCCTTCTTTCCGATCCGTCCTTATTGGAAAATTCCACGTTCAATCTCGATACGAACACGCACGAGTTCACCTTGGCCCCGCCCGGAAACGAAAACATCGTAAAGATCAGCGGAGTTTCCGTTTATAAGGAGTTAGGTCCCGATCAATCCGAAAGAAGCTATGACGTGGAAGTGAAGTCCGGAGTATTTCTTATGGGAGCCGCGATCGAAGCGGTGATCGAAGAAGTGCACAAACATTCTTTGGAAAAGGACAAGAATTCCATCGCGGAATTCTTAAATTCATACAAGGCTTAA
- the speD gene encoding adenosylmethionine decarboxylase encodes MNALGKHVIAEFYDCDYETINNHELVEDIMLKSVDLSGATTIKSVFHRFSPYGVSGVVVVSESHFAIHTWPEYGYCAVDVFTCGDLIDNQAALDYLKEKFGSKSISVVEMKRGLLNLGVDLHHKPVGN; translated from the coding sequence TTGAACGCATTGGGAAAACATGTAATCGCCGAGTTTTATGACTGCGATTATGAAACCATTAACAACCACGAATTAGTTGAGGACATTATGTTAAAGTCCGTTGACCTGTCAGGTGCCACGACGATTAAGTCGGTTTTTCATAGGTTCAGTCCGTATGGAGTGAGCGGCGTGGTTGTTGTTAGTGAGTCCCATTTTGCGATTCATACCTGGCCCGAATACGGCTACTGTGCCGTTGACGTGTTTACCTGTGGGGATCTCATCGATAACCAGGCAGCCCTGGACTATCTGAAAGAGAAATTCGGCTCGAAAAGCATTTCCGTTGTGGAAATGAAACGTGGTCTATTGAACTTAGGCGTAGACCTGCACCACAAGCCAGTTGGAAACTAA
- a CDS encoding S-adenosylmethionine decarboxylase, producing MSLKTRETQKLVTRFSYLRNSLEIQTTDSGETYLSTREPIPVGEVVAVWGGKAVHKNELAGLSGLSTPHRVHKDFYLVSPLHDDGVDSIYFIRQKEDANCGYQGDITLVALRDIAAGEEISFHPAMNSTELALSNGKNADEFRTRFHKHFPTYIQSQIDADEELKVHPAFVDGAWGLLTSIDLENCDPGLIRDADAIKRYVIELCDLIEMKRFGETVVVHFGEDERVAGYSMFQLIETSCISAHFANDTNTSYIDIFSCKSYDPKVASEFTRKFFQGGAMRLTVTNRF from the coding sequence ATGAGTCTGAAAACCAGAGAAACACAAAAACTAGTGACCCGTTTTTCTTATCTCAGAAATTCTCTTGAGATTCAAACCACCGATTCAGGAGAAACGTACCTCTCGACGAGAGAACCGATTCCTGTCGGTGAAGTCGTAGCCGTTTGGGGAGGAAAGGCTGTTCATAAGAATGAACTAGCCGGTCTTTCCGGATTGTCTACTCCGCACAGAGTTCACAAGGATTTCTACCTTGTATCTCCTTTGCACGACGACGGAGTCGATTCGATCTACTTCATCCGTCAGAAAGAAGACGCGAACTGCGGTTATCAAGGAGACATTACCTTGGTAGCGCTCAGAGATATCGCCGCAGGAGAAGAAATTTCTTTCCACCCTGCGATGAATTCTACCGAGCTCGCTCTTTCCAACGGAAAGAATGCGGACGAATTCCGCACTCGCTTTCATAAACATTTCCCGACCTACATTCAATCTCAGATTGATGCGGACGAAGAATTGAAAGTGCACCCGGCTTTTGTGGACGGCGCTTGGGGTCTTTTGACTTCCATTGATCTCGAGAACTGCGATCCCGGTTTGATCCGCGACGCGGACGCGATCAAACGTTACGTGATCGAACTTTGCGATCTGATCGAAATGAAACGTTTCGGTGAGACCGTAGTCGTTCACTTCGGAGAAGACGAAAGAGTCGCAGGTTACTCCATGTTTCAGTTGATCGAAACTTCCTGTATCTCGGCGCACTTTGCAAACGATACGAATACTTCGTATATCGATATCTTCTCCTGCAAGTCTTACGATCCGAAGGTGGCTTCCGAGTTTACCCGTAAATTTTTCCAAGGCGGCGCGATGAGACTCACCGTGACCAACCGCTTCTAA
- the speE gene encoding polyamine aminopropyltransferase, whose amino-acid sequence MELWLDEALELKNGRALKIKVKEFLHSRTTPFQKIDVFESVGFGRMFTLDGVVMMTEADEFAYHEMIVHVPMMSHPNPEKVLVIGGGDGGTVREVLKHPSVKEVHLCEIDKGVIDVCYEYFPEIANAMKDPRVKHAYEDGAKYVKDYQNYFDCIMVDSSDPVGPAEVLFKRPFYETMANCLKEGGICTTQGESFYYHGPIIRELFNFIPEIFNHCGYYYTVVPTYPSGIIGFTYCSKGPDPYTVVPDPKRVPQGLKYYSAEMHKAAFVLPQFAQKHIVRK is encoded by the coding sequence ATGGAACTTTGGTTAGACGAAGCATTAGAACTTAAAAACGGACGCGCTCTTAAGATCAAGGTAAAGGAGTTTCTGCATTCCAGAACGACTCCTTTCCAAAAGATCGACGTGTTCGAATCCGTAGGTTTCGGAAGAATGTTCACTCTGGACGGAGTGGTCATGATGACCGAAGCCGACGAGTTTGCGTATCACGAGATGATCGTTCACGTTCCTATGATGAGTCACCCGAACCCCGAAAAGGTTCTGGTGATCGGAGGAGGAGATGGGGGAACGGTTCGCGAAGTTCTCAAACATCCTTCCGTAAAGGAAGTGCACCTTTGTGAAATCGACAAAGGCGTAATCGACGTTTGTTACGAATACTTTCCCGAAATCGCAAACGCGATGAAGGATCCTCGCGTAAAACACGCGTACGAAGACGGCGCGAAATACGTAAAAGACTATCAGAACTATTTCGATTGTATCATGGTGGATTCTTCCGATCCGGTCGGCCCGGCCGAAGTTCTCTTTAAGAGACCTTTCTACGAAACGATGGCCAACTGTTTGAAAGAAGGCGGGATTTGCACGACTCAGGGAGAAAGTTTTTACTATCACGGACCGATCATCCGAGAATTGTTCAACTTCATTCCAGAAATCTTCAATCACTGCGGTTATTACTACACTGTGGTTCCTACGTATCCTTCCGGAATCATCGGGTTTACGTATTGCTCCAAGGGTCCGGATCCTTACACCGTGGTTCCCGATCCGAAGAGAGTTCCGCAAGGTCTGAAGTATTATTCTGCCGAGATGCACAAGGCCGCGTTCGTGCTTCCTCAGTTCGCGCAGAAACATATAGTACGCAAATAA
- the pyrF gene encoding orotidine-5'-phosphate decarboxylase — protein MNFQSKFLTRSQSLKSLLCVGLDPDYCKLPEIIKRSPEPLVQFCREIIDATAPYAVAYKPNIAFFEVFGSSGIRQFEKVIGHLKSNYPQIPIVADIKRGDLDNTARQYARYYFGDLQVDSLTLSPYMGLDSLRPFLEYQDHLVFWLCLTSNPDSAQFQKKRFSETGRTLYEEVAYVSNSISPLNLGFVVGATNPSELETLRRQNPDRIFLIPGFGAQGAKLEDLFPVCGRHSLINSSRGIHFASNGLDFATRAGQEAEKIHKAMQAKFVGL, from the coding sequence ATGAATTTTCAAAGTAAGTTCCTAACCCGGAGCCAATCTCTCAAATCCCTTCTTTGTGTCGGGCTTGATCCCGACTATTGCAAACTTCCCGAAATTATTAAGCGAAGTCCCGAACCTCTCGTTCAATTCTGCAGAGAGATCATAGACGCGACCGCGCCGTATGCCGTTGCGTATAAACCGAACATCGCCTTCTTCGAGGTTTTCGGTTCGTCCGGAATTCGTCAGTTCGAGAAAGTGATCGGACATCTCAAAAGCAATTATCCGCAGATCCCGATCGTAGCCGACATCAAACGCGGAGATTTGGATAACACCGCGAGACAATACGCTCGGTATTATTTCGGAGATCTGCAAGTGGACAGTCTTACTCTTTCTCCGTATATGGGTTTGGATTCTTTACGTCCTTTTCTGGAGTATCAGGATCATCTCGTGTTCTGGCTTTGTCTGACTTCCAACCCCGACTCGGCTCAGTTTCAAAAAAAAAGATTTTCAGAAACGGGTAGAACCCTTTACGAAGAAGTCGCTTACGTTTCCAATTCGATTTCACCGTTGAATCTCGGGTTCGTCGTCGGCGCGACCAATCCTTCCGAACTCGAAACCTTACGAAGACAAAATCCCGATCGTATCTTTTTGATACCCGGGTTCGGCGCACAAGGAGCCAAACTCGAGGATCTTTTTCCAGTTTGCGGACGTCATTCTCTCATCAACTCCTCGAGAGGAATTCATTTCGCGTCCAACGGGCTCGATTTTGCGACGCGCGCGGGTCAAGAAGCCGAGAAGATTCACAAGGCGATGCAGGCGAAGTTCGTCGGCTTATAA